In a single window of the Micromonospora sp. WMMD1155 genome:
- a CDS encoding 4Fe-4S binding protein: MAVVTIDACQGCGACLLTCPTHAIRPVPGGLTVRADRCTGCLECLEICPVDAIRVAASDPSEGAR, encoded by the coding sequence GTGGCGGTCGTGACGATCGACGCGTGCCAGGGCTGCGGCGCGTGCCTGCTCACCTGCCCCACCCACGCCATCCGACCGGTGCCCGGCGGCCTGACGGTGCGCGCCGACCGTTGCACCGGTTGCCTGGAATGCCTGGAGATCTGCCCCGTCGACGCGATCCGCGTCGCCGCGTCCGACCCTTCCGAAGGAGCCCGATGA
- the cobM gene encoding precorrin-4 C(11)-methyltransferase, which produces MTSDGTVWFVGAGPGAADLLTLRAARVIAEADIVIWAASLVHADVLGHARPDAEIVDSSQLPIEGVLPLYERAAEQGLTVARIHSGDPALWGAVQEQLDLCRALGLAVEIVPGVSSFTAVAAIVGRELTVPEVAQSVILTRLEGGRTPMPPGERVRDFARHGTTMALFLSAARSGQVQAELLAGGYPEDTPAVVAYQATWPDELVVRCTVGTLEATVKQHRLWKHTLFLVGPALAAEGTRSHLYHPGHFHTFRKAEPAARAELRRRSGTRAGGTGTP; this is translated from the coding sequence GTGACCAGCGACGGCACCGTGTGGTTCGTCGGCGCCGGCCCGGGCGCCGCCGACCTGCTGACCCTGCGGGCCGCCCGGGTGATCGCCGAGGCGGACATCGTGATCTGGGCGGCCAGCCTGGTGCACGCCGACGTGCTCGGCCACGCCCGCCCCGACGCGGAGATCGTCGACTCGTCGCAGCTACCCATCGAGGGCGTGCTGCCGCTCTACGAGCGGGCCGCCGAGCAGGGGCTGACCGTGGCCCGGATCCACTCCGGCGACCCGGCGCTGTGGGGCGCGGTGCAGGAGCAACTGGACCTGTGCCGGGCGCTCGGCCTGGCCGTCGAGATCGTGCCCGGGGTGTCGTCGTTCACCGCCGTCGCGGCGATCGTCGGGCGGGAGCTGACCGTGCCCGAGGTGGCCCAGTCGGTGATCCTCACCCGCCTCGAAGGCGGCAGGACCCCGATGCCGCCCGGTGAGCGGGTCCGCGACTTCGCCCGGCACGGCACCACCATGGCGTTGTTCCTCTCCGCCGCCCGCTCCGGTCAGGTGCAGGCCGAGCTGCTGGCCGGCGGCTACCCGGAGGACACCCCGGCCGTGGTGGCGTACCAGGCGACCTGGCCCGACGAACTGGTGGTGCGCTGCACGGTCGGCACCCTGGAGGCCACCGTCAAGCAGCACCGGCTCTGGAAGCACACCCTGTTCCTGGTCGGGCCGGCCCTCGCCGCCGAGGGCACCCGCTCGCACCTCTACCACCCCGGGCACTTCCACACCTTCCGCAAGGCGGAGCCCGCCGCCCGCGCCGAGCTGCGCCGCCGGAGCGGCACCCGGGCCGGGGGAACCGGCACACCATGA
- a CDS encoding cobalt-precorrin-5B (C(1))-methyltransferase, with product MTYPEPPLREPDLPRTAKVRPTALRTGWTTGACATAAAKAAVTALVTGEVQPDVEIGLPAGRRVRFPVERCEVTGDPPVRVEAVVVKDAGDDPDVTHGAELTATVGWTDVPGLRLAGGDGVGTVTKPGLGLAVGGPAINDTPRRMIGEAVAEVVDLTEVGVRVVISVPRGEIMARKTTNRRLGILGGISILGTTGIVRPFSTASWRASVVQAVHVMAAQGERTVVLCTGGRTERAARALLPDLPEVCFVEVGDFTGAAVTAAVDDGMTGVVFVGMAGKLAKLAAGILMTHYTRSTVDLSLLGAVTAEAGGDAALVAAVTEANTGRHAYELWEGAGLLGPAGDVLCRRVRQVLRRFAGPTVTVDVAMVDFAGAHVVASSGRWPR from the coding sequence ATGACGTACCCCGAGCCGCCGCTGCGCGAGCCGGACCTGCCGCGTACCGCGAAGGTCCGGCCCACCGCGCTACGGACCGGCTGGACCACCGGCGCGTGCGCGACGGCGGCGGCCAAGGCCGCGGTCACCGCGCTGGTCACCGGGGAGGTCCAGCCCGACGTGGAGATCGGCCTGCCCGCCGGACGACGGGTGCGGTTCCCGGTCGAACGGTGCGAGGTGACCGGCGACCCCCCGGTGCGCGTCGAGGCGGTCGTGGTCAAGGACGCCGGGGACGATCCGGACGTCACCCACGGCGCGGAGCTGACCGCCACCGTGGGCTGGACCGACGTGCCCGGCCTGCGACTCGCCGGTGGCGACGGCGTCGGCACCGTCACCAAGCCCGGCCTCGGGCTCGCGGTCGGCGGCCCAGCCATCAACGACACTCCCCGTCGGATGATCGGCGAGGCGGTGGCCGAGGTGGTCGACCTCACCGAAGTCGGCGTGCGCGTCGTGATCAGCGTGCCGAGGGGCGAGATCATGGCCCGCAAGACCACCAACCGGCGGCTCGGCATCCTCGGCGGCATCTCGATCCTCGGCACCACCGGGATCGTCCGCCCCTTCTCCACCGCCTCCTGGCGGGCCAGTGTCGTGCAGGCGGTGCACGTGATGGCCGCCCAGGGGGAGCGGACCGTGGTGCTCTGCACCGGTGGGCGTACCGAGCGGGCCGCCCGCGCGCTCCTGCCCGACCTGCCCGAGGTGTGCTTCGTCGAGGTCGGCGACTTCACCGGCGCGGCGGTGACCGCCGCCGTGGACGACGGCATGACCGGTGTCGTCTTCGTCGGCATGGCCGGCAAACTCGCCAAACTCGCCGCCGGCATCCTGATGACCCACTACACGCGCTCCACTGTGGACCTCTCGCTGCTCGGCGCGGTGACCGCCGAGGCCGGCGGTGACGCGGCCCTCGTCGCCGCCGTGACCGAGGCGAACACCGGGCGGCACGCGTACGAGCTGTGGGAGGGCGCCGGGCTGCTCGGACCGGCCGGTGACGTGCTCTGCCGGCGGGTCCGTCAGGTGCTGCGGCGCTTCGCGGGGCCGACGGTCACCGTGGATGTGGCGATGGTCGACTTCGCGGGGGCACACGTCGTCGCCTCCTCCGGGCGGTGGCCCCGATGA
- the cobA gene encoding uroporphyrinogen-III C-methyltransferase — protein sequence MTGLVIVGHGTRSAAGVDQFAALVERVRRRGDIGDVEGGFIELSRPPLTDAVGALVARGHRALVALPLVLTGAGHGKGDIPAAMAREQERHPGLSYRYGRPLGPHPLLHTALEERIDAALAGADRAGTEPAGADRAGTWVALIGRGSTDPDANAEVAKVARLLWEGRGYAGVEPGFISLAQPSVTAVLERLRRLGARRIVVAPYFLFAGVLPDRIVAQSAEFAAAHPDLDVRVAEVIGDCDALADLVRERYAEALGGDIRMNCDTCAYRVLMPGFADKVGRPQRPHDHPDDPVDQHHHHDHDHHHGSVAVVGGGPGADDLITVRGKALLDAADVVVVDRLAPQGLLAGLRPDVLVVDAAKVPRGPSMAQEAINAALVSHAKAGRRVVRLKGGDPYVFGRGHEEVQACAAAGVPVTVVPGVSSAIAAPALAGVPVTHRGVAHDLTVVSGHLPPGHPDSLVDWAAAARARGTVVLLMAVDTIAKIAAVLIEHGRAPETPVLAVQDAGLPAQRSVAARLDEIGAVAAREEIRPPAVFVVGPVVAVPTTGPTG from the coding sequence ATGACCGGATTGGTCATCGTCGGGCACGGTACGCGCAGCGCGGCCGGGGTCGACCAGTTCGCCGCACTGGTGGAGCGGGTTCGCCGTCGCGGTGACATCGGGGACGTCGAGGGCGGCTTCATCGAGCTGTCCCGCCCGCCGCTGACCGACGCGGTCGGCGCGCTCGTCGCGCGCGGGCACCGCGCGCTGGTGGCGTTGCCGCTGGTGCTCACCGGCGCCGGGCACGGCAAGGGCGACATCCCCGCCGCGATGGCCCGGGAACAGGAGCGCCACCCCGGGCTGAGCTACCGCTACGGGCGTCCGCTCGGCCCGCATCCACTGCTGCACACCGCCCTCGAAGAACGCATCGACGCCGCGCTGGCCGGTGCCGACCGGGCCGGCACGGAGCCGGCGGGTGCCGACCGGGCCGGCACGTGGGTCGCGTTGATCGGGCGGGGGTCCACCGACCCGGACGCCAACGCCGAGGTCGCCAAGGTCGCCCGGCTGCTCTGGGAGGGTCGCGGCTACGCCGGTGTCGAGCCGGGCTTCATCTCCCTCGCCCAACCGTCGGTCACGGCGGTGCTGGAGCGGCTGCGCCGCCTCGGCGCGCGGCGGATCGTCGTCGCGCCGTACTTCCTGTTCGCCGGGGTGCTGCCGGACCGCATCGTCGCCCAGTCGGCCGAGTTCGCCGCCGCCCACCCCGACCTCGACGTGCGGGTGGCCGAGGTGATCGGCGACTGCGACGCCCTGGCCGACCTGGTGCGGGAGCGCTACGCCGAGGCGCTGGGCGGCGACATCCGGATGAACTGCGACACCTGCGCGTACCGGGTGCTGATGCCCGGCTTCGCCGACAAGGTCGGTCGCCCGCAACGCCCGCACGACCACCCCGACGACCCGGTCGACCAGCACCATCACCACGACCACGACCACCACCACGGGTCGGTCGCGGTGGTCGGTGGCGGGCCGGGCGCCGACGACCTGATCACGGTACGCGGGAAGGCGTTACTCGACGCGGCGGACGTCGTGGTGGTCGACCGGTTGGCCCCGCAGGGGCTGCTCGCCGGGCTGCGCCCCGACGTGCTGGTGGTCGACGCCGCCAAGGTGCCCCGCGGCCCGTCGATGGCCCAGGAGGCGATCAACGCGGCCCTGGTGTCGCACGCCAAGGCCGGTCGGCGGGTGGTCCGGCTCAAGGGCGGCGACCCGTACGTCTTCGGGCGCGGCCACGAGGAGGTGCAGGCCTGTGCGGCGGCCGGGGTGCCGGTGACGGTGGTGCCCGGGGTGAGCAGCGCGATCGCCGCACCGGCCCTCGCCGGTGTGCCGGTCACCCATCGGGGGGTGGCGCACGACCTCACCGTCGTGTCCGGGCACCTGCCGCCCGGGCACCCCGACTCGCTCGTGGACTGGGCGGCGGCGGCCCGCGCCCGGGGCACCGTCGTCCTGTTGATGGCCGTCGACACCATCGCCAAGATCGCGGCGGTGCTGATCGAGCACGGCCGGGCCCCGGAGACCCCGGTGCTCGCCGTGCAGGACGCCGGCCTACCCGCCCAGCGATCGGTGGCCGCCCGGTTGGACGAGATCGGCGCGGTCGCCGCCCGGGAGGAGATCCGTCCGCCCGCCGTCTTCGTCGTCGGCCCGGTGGTCGCCGTCCCGACCACCGGGCCCACCGGCTGA
- a CDS encoding precorrin-8X methylmutase → MSRVVHPIEVESYRILRERVDLSHLPPLTRAVTERVVHASADLAYVDDLVCDEAALESGLAALRAGVPVVTDVAMVAAGITRADLELVCPVAEPAAAELGRSAGITRSAAAVRLALGRVGPGAVWVVGCAPTALVELLTVDAAPALVVGLPVGFVGAAESKAALRASGLPGVSNVGEKGGSAVAAAALNALLYVEEKS, encoded by the coding sequence ATGAGCCGGGTCGTGCACCCGATCGAGGTCGAGTCGTACCGCATCCTGCGCGAGCGCGTCGACCTGTCGCACCTGCCGCCGCTGACCCGGGCGGTGACCGAGCGGGTGGTGCACGCCAGCGCCGACCTCGCGTACGTCGACGACCTCGTGTGCGACGAGGCCGCCCTGGAATCCGGGCTGGCCGCGCTGCGGGCGGGCGTACCCGTGGTCACCGACGTGGCGATGGTCGCCGCCGGGATCACCCGCGCGGACCTGGAGCTGGTGTGCCCGGTCGCCGAGCCGGCCGCCGCCGAGCTGGGCCGCTCGGCCGGGATCACCCGCTCGGCGGCGGCCGTACGGCTCGCACTGGGCCGGGTCGGCCCCGGCGCGGTCTGGGTGGTCGGCTGCGCGCCGACCGCCCTTGTCGAACTGCTCACAGTGGACGCCGCTCCGGCGCTGGTCGTCGGCCTGCCGGTCGGCTTCGTGGGGGCCGCCGAGTCGAAGGCGGCGCTGCGCGCCAGCGGCCTGCCCGGGGTGTCCAACGTGGGCGAGAAGGGTGGTTCGGCGGTCGCCGCCGCCGCCCTCAACGCCCTGCTCTACGTCGAGGAGAAGTCATGA
- the cobI gene encoding precorrin-2 C(20)-methyltransferase — MTATLTGVGVGPGDPELLTVKAVRVLREADVVFVPVMADRPEPDAGRAETTVRDHVPADRLRRLPFALDDRGGVTARRAAAWDDAARAVVEAVDAGARALAFATIGDPNVYSTFGYLAQSVRARRPAVRVATVPGVTAMQELASRSGTPLCEGREPLTLLPATAGSALFADALAGPGSVVVYKGWRRHPDLLAELRRQDRLADAVLGRSLGLPGERIGPVGDADHDLPYLSTLLVPARRAHRGGKL; from the coding sequence ATGACCGCCACGCTGACCGGGGTGGGTGTCGGCCCCGGCGACCCGGAACTGCTCACCGTCAAGGCGGTGCGGGTGCTGCGCGAGGCCGACGTGGTCTTCGTACCCGTGATGGCGGACCGACCCGAACCGGACGCCGGGCGGGCCGAGACGACGGTGCGGGACCACGTCCCGGCGGACCGGCTGCGGCGGCTGCCGTTCGCCCTGGACGACCGAGGTGGGGTGACGGCCCGCCGGGCGGCGGCGTGGGACGACGCGGCCCGCGCGGTCGTCGAGGCGGTCGACGCGGGCGCGCGGGCCCTCGCGTTCGCCACCATCGGCGACCCGAACGTCTACTCCACCTTCGGCTACCTCGCGCAGAGCGTGCGGGCCCGGCGCCCGGCGGTGCGGGTGGCGACCGTCCCGGGCGTCACCGCGATGCAGGAGCTGGCCTCCCGCAGCGGCACCCCGCTCTGCGAGGGACGCGAACCGCTGACCCTGCTCCCGGCCACCGCCGGGTCGGCGCTGTTCGCCGACGCCCTCGCCGGGCCGGGCAGCGTCGTCGTCTACAAGGGCTGGCGGCGGCACCCGGACCTGCTCGCCGAGCTGCGCCGACAGGACCGCCTCGCCGACGCGGTCCTCGGGCGCAGCCTCGGGCTGCCCGGCGAACGGATCGGCCCGGTCGGCGACGCCGACCACGACCTGCCGTACCTGTCGACGCTGCTGGTCCCGGCCCGCCGCGCCCACCGAGGAGGAAAACTGTGA
- the cbiE gene encoding precorrin-6y C5,15-methyltransferase (decarboxylating) subunit CbiE yields MTPAEAATRAKTTAQLNPVVGVTVVGLDAAGAAPHPALAPVLSAAGLVVGAARHLAAVPVPAGADTVTLGPLAPALHRLAAAVAAGVPAVVLASGDPGLFGIVRRLRAAGLPLRVVPAVSSVAAAFARAGLPWDGAAVVTAHGRDLRPALNACRALPLVAVLTAPGAGAAELGAGLVGWPRRLLVAEHLGTDAERVREVAAEQAATDTWADPHVVLSLADAALAQASADAARPQAAADAAYPQAAADRAADPVAVGGMRVDNQPAAAPVGGWALPETRYVHRDSMITKSEVRALVVARMRPRLGRLIWDVGAGSGSVGIECALLGAAVLAVEQAPDAAATIRANATAHEVTVRLVVGRAPQALAGLPDPDAVFVGGGGHDTLAAVVARRPERVVLTLAALDRVAPAVGLLRAAGYTVEGSQLSAARLADLPGGSIRLAATNPVVVLTGERQ; encoded by the coding sequence ATGACCCCGGCGGAGGCGGCGACCCGGGCGAAGACGACGGCCCAGCTGAACCCGGTGGTCGGCGTGACGGTCGTCGGCCTCGACGCGGCGGGCGCTGCGCCGCACCCCGCGCTCGCGCCGGTGCTGTCCGCCGCCGGGCTGGTCGTCGGGGCCGCCCGGCATCTGGCGGCGGTGCCCGTACCGGCCGGTGCGGACACGGTCACCCTCGGACCGCTCGCCCCGGCCCTGCACCGGCTCGCCGCGGCTGTCGCTGCCGGGGTGCCGGCCGTCGTGCTGGCCAGCGGTGACCCCGGCCTGTTCGGCATCGTCCGGCGGCTGCGGGCGGCCGGGCTGCCGCTGCGGGTGGTGCCGGCGGTGTCCAGTGTGGCCGCCGCGTTCGCCCGCGCCGGCCTGCCCTGGGACGGCGCCGCCGTGGTCACCGCGCACGGCCGTGACCTCCGACCGGCGCTGAACGCCTGCCGGGCGCTGCCACTGGTCGCGGTGCTCACCGCACCCGGCGCGGGCGCCGCCGAGCTGGGCGCGGGCCTGGTCGGCTGGCCCCGCCGCCTGCTGGTCGCCGAGCACCTGGGCACCGACGCCGAACGCGTCCGCGAGGTGGCCGCCGAGCAGGCCGCCACCGATACCTGGGCCGACCCGCACGTGGTCCTCAGCCTCGCCGACGCCGCGCTTGCCCAGGCGTCCGCCGACGCAGCTCGTCCCCAGGCGGCTGCCGACGCCGCGTATCCCCAGGCGGCTGCCGACCGCGCAGCGGATCCGGTCGCCGTCGGCGGGATGCGCGTCGACAACCAGCCGGCCGCCGCGCCGGTCGGCGGTTGGGCGCTGCCCGAGACCCGCTACGTCCACCGCGATTCGATGATCACCAAGTCGGAGGTGCGGGCTCTGGTCGTCGCCCGGATGCGCCCCCGGCTGGGTCGGCTGATCTGGGACGTCGGCGCGGGCAGCGGTTCGGTCGGCATCGAGTGCGCGCTGCTCGGCGCTGCCGTGCTCGCCGTCGAACAGGCCCCCGACGCCGCCGCGACCATCCGGGCCAACGCCACCGCGCACGAGGTCACCGTCCGGCTCGTCGTCGGCCGGGCACCGCAGGCGCTGGCCGGGCTGCCCGACCCGGACGCCGTCTTCGTCGGCGGTGGCGGCCACGACACCCTCGCCGCCGTGGTGGCCCGCCGCCCCGAACGGGTGGTGCTGACCCTGGCCGCGCTGGACCGGGTCGCACCGGCGGTGGGTCTGCTGCGGGCCGCCGGCTACACGGTCGAGGGCAGTCAGCTCTCCGCCGCCCGCCTCGCCGACCTGCCCGGCGGGTCGATCCGACTCGCGGCCACCAACCCGGTGGTCGTCCTCACCGGGGAGCGCCAGTGA
- the cobJ gene encoding precorrin-3B C(17)-methyltransferase has translation MTDPTVPTRIGLVAATAAGRRHADTVAAAWPHARLVEGDTVADALRSAWAGCDAVVAFLATGAVVRIVAPLLGDKHSDPAVVVVDEAARHAVALLGGHAGGGNDLAEQVGALLDARPVVTTATDAVGLPGLDTLGWPVQGAVAAVSRAILDGEPVELIADADWPLPALPPNVRPPRADADADAPPGADPSEADADADGGADGGYRLLVTDREIPLDGRTVVLRPPSLVAGVGASRGVPAAEVAELLHRVLTDAGLDPASLRCLASADVKADEAGIRSTADALGVPLVTWPATRLAAIDVPHPSEVVRAAVGTPSVAEAAALLGADGRADDATLLVGKTATAMATVAVARHAPRGRLAVVGLGPGAPDLRTPRAVAELRRASVVVGLDQYLDQVRDVFRPGTRVRSSGLGAEEARARAAVAEAAAGRAVALVGSGDAGVYAMASPALEYADQRIDVVGVPGVTAALAAGAVLGAPLGHDHAYVSLSDLHTPWEVIERRVTAAAEGDFVTVFYNPRSRARDWQLGKALGVLAAHRSPDTPVGVVRNASRPGERVHLASLATIDPAVVDMYSVVVVGNSDTRLVAGRMVTPRGYRWRS, from the coding sequence GTGACCGACCCGACAGTGCCCACCCGCATCGGCTTGGTGGCCGCCACCGCCGCCGGTCGCCGGCACGCCGACACCGTGGCCGCCGCCTGGCCGCACGCCCGACTGGTCGAGGGGGACACCGTGGCCGACGCGCTGCGGTCCGCCTGGGCCGGGTGCGACGCGGTGGTGGCGTTTTTGGCCACCGGCGCGGTGGTACGGATCGTCGCCCCGCTGCTCGGCGACAAGCACAGCGACCCGGCCGTGGTCGTCGTCGACGAGGCGGCCCGGCACGCCGTGGCGCTGCTCGGCGGGCACGCCGGTGGCGGCAACGACCTCGCCGAGCAGGTGGGCGCACTGCTGGACGCCCGCCCGGTGGTCACCACCGCCACCGACGCGGTCGGTCTGCCCGGGCTGGACACCCTCGGCTGGCCCGTGCAGGGCGCGGTCGCCGCGGTGTCCCGGGCCATCCTGGACGGCGAGCCCGTCGAGCTGATCGCCGACGCCGACTGGCCGCTGCCCGCCCTGCCCCCGAACGTCCGACCCCCGAGAGCCGACGCCGACGCTGACGCGCCGCCCGGGGCTGACCCGTCCGAGGCCGACGCCGACGCCGACGGGGGCGCCGACGGTGGGTACCGGCTGCTGGTCACCGACCGGGAGATCCCGCTCGACGGGCGGACCGTGGTGCTGCGCCCACCGTCGCTCGTCGCCGGGGTGGGGGCGAGTCGGGGCGTACCGGCCGCCGAGGTGGCCGAGCTGCTGCACCGGGTGCTGACCGACGCCGGGCTCGACCCGGCGAGCCTGCGCTGCCTCGCCAGCGCCGATGTGAAGGCCGACGAGGCAGGCATCCGCAGTACCGCCGACGCGCTCGGCGTACCCCTGGTGACCTGGCCGGCGACGCGCCTGGCGGCGATCGACGTGCCGCACCCCAGCGAGGTGGTCCGCGCCGCCGTCGGCACACCGAGCGTCGCGGAGGCCGCGGCCCTGCTCGGCGCGGACGGCCGGGCCGACGACGCCACGCTGCTGGTGGGGAAGACCGCGACGGCGATGGCCACCGTCGCGGTGGCCCGGCACGCGCCGCGCGGCCGGTTGGCCGTCGTCGGCCTCGGGCCGGGCGCGCCCGACCTGCGCACCCCCCGCGCGGTGGCCGAGCTGCGCCGCGCCTCCGTCGTGGTCGGCCTGGACCAGTACCTCGACCAGGTCCGCGACGTGTTCCGCCCGGGCACCCGGGTCCGGTCCAGCGGGTTGGGCGCGGAGGAGGCACGGGCCCGGGCCGCCGTCGCCGAGGCCGCCGCCGGCCGGGCGGTCGCGCTGGTCGGGTCCGGCGACGCCGGGGTGTACGCGATGGCCAGCCCCGCCCTGGAGTACGCCGACCAGCGCATCGACGTGGTGGGCGTGCCCGGGGTGACCGCCGCCCTCGCCGCCGGCGCGGTGCTCGGCGCGCCGCTCGGCCACGACCACGCCTACGTGAGTCTGTCCGACCTGCACACGCCGTGGGAGGTCATCGAGCGGCGGGTGACGGCCGCCGCCGAGGGTGACTTCGTGACGGTGTTCTACAACCCGCGCAGCCGGGCCCGGGACTGGCAGCTCGGCAAGGCGCTCGGCGTCCTCGCCGCGCACCGGTCACCGGACACCCCGGTCGGGGTGGTGCGCAACGCCAGCCGCCCCGGCGAGCGGGTGCACCTGGCGAGCCTGGCCACGATCGACCCGGCGGTGGTGGACATGTACAGCGTCGTCGTGGTCGGCAACAGCGACACCCGGCTGGTCGCCGGCCGGATGGTCACACCCCGGGGGTACCGGTGGCGGTCGTGA
- a CDS encoding cobyrinate a,c-diamide synthase encodes MVSEPRPLPRVVVAAPASGHGKTTIATGLLAALRRRGLTVSPHKVGPDYIDPGYHALAAGRAGRNLDPFLVGAERIAGLLRHGASVPTPADVAVVEGVMGLHDGAVGRRDFASTAHVARLIDAPVLLVLDTTAQGRSAAALTLGMAAFDPAVRIGGVILNRVGSSRHERLLRDALGEVGVPVLGAVTRAAEVTAPARHLGLVPVAERAPESLAIVTALAELVEATVDLDAVLTLARSAGPLTAPAWDPVAAVGGPADAGRPRVAIAGGPAFTFSYAETTELLTAAGADVVTVDPLHDPALPTGTRAVVIGGGFPEAYAEALAGNTALRAELADFDGPIVAECAGLLYLGRSLDGVPMCGRLDLTARMTGRLTLGYREAVAVTDSPVARGGEPVRGHEFHRTATDPGHGDRPAWRWNDTAHGFVAGRVHASYLHTHWAGHPEAARRLVEACR; translated from the coding sequence GTGGTGAGCGAACCCCGGCCGCTGCCCCGGGTGGTGGTCGCCGCGCCGGCCAGCGGCCACGGCAAGACGACGATCGCCACCGGGTTGCTCGCCGCGCTGCGCCGTCGCGGCCTGACGGTCAGCCCACACAAGGTCGGCCCGGACTACATCGACCCCGGCTACCACGCCCTCGCCGCCGGTCGGGCCGGTCGCAACCTCGACCCGTTCCTGGTCGGCGCCGAGCGGATCGCCGGTCTGCTGCGGCACGGCGCGAGCGTTCCGACGCCCGCCGACGTCGCAGTCGTGGAGGGCGTCATGGGCCTGCACGACGGCGCGGTCGGCCGCCGCGACTTCGCCTCCACCGCGCACGTCGCCCGGCTGATCGACGCGCCAGTGCTGCTGGTGCTCGACACCACCGCGCAGGGCCGCTCGGCCGCCGCGCTGACGCTGGGCATGGCCGCGTTCGACCCGGCCGTGCGGATCGGCGGGGTGATCCTCAACCGGGTCGGCTCGTCCCGGCACGAGAGGCTGCTGCGCGACGCTCTCGGCGAGGTGGGCGTACCGGTGCTCGGGGCGGTCACCCGGGCCGCCGAGGTGACCGCGCCGGCCCGACACCTCGGCCTGGTGCCGGTCGCCGAGCGGGCGCCCGAGTCCCTCGCCATCGTCACCGCGCTCGCCGAGCTGGTCGAGGCCACCGTGGACCTGGACGCCGTGCTCACCCTGGCCCGCAGCGCCGGGCCGCTGACCGCCCCGGCGTGGGACCCGGTCGCGGCCGTCGGCGGGCCGGCCGACGCGGGGCGGCCACGGGTCGCGATCGCCGGGGGCCCGGCCTTCACCTTCTCGTACGCGGAGACCACCGAACTGCTCACCGCCGCCGGTGCGGACGTGGTCACCGTCGACCCGCTGCACGACCCGGCGCTGCCCACCGGCACCCGCGCGGTGGTGATCGGGGGAGGCTTCCCCGAGGCGTACGCGGAGGCGCTGGCCGGGAACACCGCGCTGCGCGCCGAGCTGGCCGACTTCGACGGGCCGATCGTGGCCGAGTGCGCGGGGCTGCTCTACCTCGGGCGGTCCCTGGACGGCGTACCGATGTGCGGCCGACTGGATTTGACGGCCCGGATGACCGGCCGGCTCACCCTCGGCTACCGCGAGGCCGTCGCCGTCACCGACTCCCCGGTGGCCCGGGGCGGCGAGCCGGTACGCGGACACGAGTTCCACCGCACCGCCACCGACCCGGGGCACGGCGACCGTCCGGCGTGGCGCTGGAACGACACCGCGCACGGCTTCGTGGCCGGTCGGGTGCACGCCTCCTACCTGCACACCCACTGGGCCGGTCACCCGGAGGCGGCCCGCCGGCTGGTCGAGGCGTGCCGATGA